A single window of Mugil cephalus isolate CIBA_MC_2020 chromosome 1, CIBA_Mcephalus_1.1, whole genome shotgun sequence DNA harbors:
- the LOC125020065 gene encoding proteoglycan 4-like isoform X5, which produces MYPPKQRRYLFEAVTEHTDKDYKVLHRHPAEMSLQVCHCCGWSKVTTHQGLRIHQGKNGCTPKGVRIAETQPQQCLWDYGGFPKIQTDLQVQISASIKTDTADYYSEMSLQVCHCGWKKMTTYHGLKTHQGMMGCTAKGMKKEQYVWKKDWEAQVDHNHLPAKKVATKRENFAETQRTVSIGILTATIKDEYESPSSQRATKSRSSHELQNFSTLPQINRPVRDHSTPAYPGNVVKPKERKRKNPTLSQNADRRSIDLYTELYAATTATIKEEPESPFALQQPSARTATKSKSGHQLQGFSALPQNVNRRSEDASWSIDSYTELYAAEEDTIKEEPESLFAPQEPPSRRTKKTKSVCQRQDFSNDAQVNRLVRAPPPNPPLFKVVRPKVKERKGTKMRSVARELPPTTFPVPVVQPKEKKRDYSQTLSENVQVPPINLQATTTTMEEPRSSFQTSWGSFLKGTGTDAGNQLQDLSSSEQVDRSVTENPKTPSPVQPKKESPLFSSTQERIKSELQQKFQMREEKMSEIRQVEAACKSVPDSTSTHTDSASSQNKDPSSLYEATQPDCSASTKVKELARMYSAVQETAVQPEETDTEKPKLSQSVPVSPVINSQTAATTMEEPRSPFTTPRRSQNDTNIHAEHQVQDLSEQMDSSVRENPKTPLSSVQPKKKESPLFKATREMTEEKMSESRPVETAPENMPVPPILNSQTTGHGDSSVRENPKTPLSSVQPKKKESPLFKATREMTEEKMSESRPVETAPENMPVPPILNSQTTGHGDSSVRENTKTPPPVQPKKKESPSFKATQETIQSKLQQEVQVAEERMSESRPVETACKSISDSATMNTRTDSAASQKEDRTSSAQPGFSTGMKVKELAQMFSTLQETAVQPEEKDREKANISQSVPVSPVIDSQTTATTTEEARSPFTTPRRCLHKDTNIHADHQLQVARSVRDNPKTPPPVQPKKMESPSFKATWERIQSELPQNIQMQEKKSSIIRAVEAVCESVPDSTSVTTQRDSAPSQKEDQTSLYEAAQPDFSNCMKVKELAQMFSAPTAGEAAVQPKDKDKEIRKLSQVKLLAQRFSANTVQETSAQPNEKAARPSKLSQKFPDSKIATINRNSEPTEVPLKDVPEPSSELSGFSTSVKVKDLARLFSAAARQEKSVQPMDKQREGQHPTQRKFLNQKQSAPVAQKTATCRPKEKDKENQKPSKWT; this is translated from the exons atgtACCCGCCAAAACAGAGGAGGTATCTCTTTGAGGCAGTAacagaacacacagacaaagactaCAAG GTTTTACACAGACACCCAGCAGAAATGAGCCTACAGGTTTGCCACTGCTGCGGCTGGTCCAAAGTGACGACTCACCAGGGCCTGAGAATTCACCAGGGGAAGAATGGATGCACGCCGAAGGGTGTGAGGATTGCAGAGACTCAGCCACAGCAGTGTCTGTGGGATTATGGGGGATTTCCGAAGATTCAAACGGACCTCCAAGTGCAAATAAGCGCGTCTATCAAGACag ACACGGCAGACTATTATTCAGAGATGAGTCTCCAGGTTTGTCATTGTGGCTGGAAGAAAATGACAACTTATCACGGCTTGAAGACTCACCAGGGGATGATGGGATGCACGGCAAAGGGAATGAAGAAAGAGCAGTACGTCTGGAAAAAAGATTGGGAAGCTCAGGTGGATCACAATCATCTGCCAGCTAAGAAGGTGGCCACCAAGAGGGAG AATTTTGCAGAGACACAAAGGACGGTCAGTATCGGCATCTTAACAGCCACAATCAAAGATGAATACGAATCAC CATCTTCCCAAAGAGCCACAAAGTCAAGGTCAAGTCATGAGCTACAAAACTTCTCCACCCTTCCacag ATAAACAGACCAGTCAGAGACCATTCAACGCCAGCATATCCAGGAAATGTAGTTAAACctaaggagagaaaaagaaagaatccaaCATTATCACAG AATGCAGATAGGAGATCAATAGATCTGTATACCGAACTGTATGCGGCAACAACAGCCACAATCAAGGAGGAGCCTGAATCAC CATTTGCACTTCAACAACCATCTGCACGAACAGCCACAAAGTCAAAGTCAGGCCATCAACTGCAAGGGTTCTCTGCCCTTCCACAG aatGTCAACCGGAGATCAGAGGACGCAAGTTGGAGCATTGACAGCTATACTGAACTGTATGCAGCGGAAGAAGACACAATCAAGGAGGAGCCTGAATCAC TATTTGCACCTCAAGAGCCGCCTTCCCGAAGAACCAAAAAGACAAAGTCAGTCTGTCAGCGGCAGGATTTCTCCAATGATGCGCAG GTGAATAGGTTGGTCAGGGCGCCTCCACCTAATCCACCTCTATTCAAAGTAGTGCGACCTAAGGTGAAAGAGAGGAAAGGTACCAAG ATGAGGAGTGTGGCCAGGGAGCTTCCGCCGACTACATTCCCAGtacctgttgtccaaccaaaggagaaaaaaagggattATAGTCAGACACTTTCAGAG AATGTCCAAGTGCCACCAATCAACTTACaagcaacaaccacaaccatGGAGGAGCCCAGATCAT CTTTTCAAACATCATGGGGCTCCTTCCTAAAAGGCACTGGCACAGACGCAGGAAATCAACTGCAGGATTTGTCTTCTAGCGAGCAG GTGGACAGATCCGTCACGGAGAATCCAAAAACTCCTTCTCCAGTCCAGCCCAAGAAGGAGTCACCTTTATTCAGTTCGACACAAGAGAGAATTAAGTCTGAATTACAGCAAAAGTTTCagatgagagaagaaaagatgagTGAAATCAGACAAGTGGAGGCAGCCTGTAAG AGCGTCCCAGATTCGACAAGTACCCACACAGATTCCGCATCCTCACAAAATAAGGATCCATCATCAT TGTATGAAGCTACACAACCTGATTGCTCCGCTAGCACAAAG gTAAAGGAACTGGCCCGTATGTATTCAGCTGTACAGGAAACAGCAGTCCAGCctgaagagacagacacagagaaaccaAAACTATCACAG AGCGTGCCAGTGTCACCGGTCATCAACTCACAAACAGCAGCCACAACTATGGAGGAGCCCAGATCAC CTTTTACAACACCACGACGCTCCCAAAATGATACTAACATACATGCAGAACATCAAGTGCAGGATTTATCTGAGCAG ATGGACAGTTCAGTCAGAGAGAATCCAAAAACTCCTCTATCTTCAGTCCAGCCCAAGAAGAAAGAGTCACCTTTATTCAAGGCGACACGAGAGATGACAGAAGAAAAGATGAGTGAATCTAGACCAGTGGAGACAGCCCCTGAG AACATGCCGGTGCCACCAATACTCAACTCACAAACAACAGGTCACGGGGACAGTTCAGTCAGAGAGAATCCAAAAACTCCTCTATCTTCAGTCCAGCCCAAGAAGAAAGAGTCACCTTTATTCAAGGCGACACGAGAGATGACAGAAGAAAAGATGAGTGAATCTAGACCAGTGGAGACAGCCCCTGAG AACATGCCGGTGCCACCAATCCTCAACTCACAAACAACAGGTCACGGGGACAGTTCAGTCAGAGAGAATACAAAAACCCCTCCACCAGTGCAGCCCAAGAAGAAGGAGTCACCTTCATTCAAGGCAACGCAGGAGACAATTCAGTCTAAATTACAGCAAGAAGTTCAGGTGGCAGAAGAAAGGATGAGTGAATCTAGACCAGTGGAGACAGCCTGTAAG AGCATCTCAGATTCAGCCACTATGAACACAAGAACAGATTCTGCCGCCTCACAAAAGGAGGATCGGACATCAT CTGCACAGCCTGGTTTCTCCACTGGCATGAAG gTGAAGGAACTTGCCCAGATGTTTTCAACTCTCCAGGAAACAgcagtccaaccagaggagaaagacagagagaaagcaaacATATCACAG AGCGTGCCAGTGTCACCAGTCATCGACTCACAAACGACAGCCACAACCACGGAGGAGGCCAGATCAC CTTTTACAACACCACGACGCTGTTTACATAAAGATACTAACATACATGCAGATCATCAACTGCAG GTTGCAAGATCAGTTCGGGACAATCCAAAAACCCCACCTCCAGTCCAGCCCAAGAAGATGGAATCCCCTTCATTCAAGGCAACATGGGAGAGGATTCAGTCTGAGTTACCGCAAAACATTCagatgcaagaaaaaaagagcagtaTAATCAGAGCAGTAGAGGCAGTCTGTGAG AGCGTCCCAGATTCAACAAGTGTGACCACCCAAAGAGATTCTGCTCCCTCACAAAAGGAGGATCAGACATCAT tgtatgaaGCTGCACAGCCTGATTTCTCCAATTGCATGAAG GTGAAAGAACTGGCTCAGATGTTTTCAGCACCCACAGCCGGGGAAGCAGCAGTCCAACCAAAGGACAAGGACAAAGAGATACGAAAACTGTCACAG GTAAAGCTCCTGGCTCAAAGGTTTTCAGCCAACACAGTTCAGGAAACATCAGCCCAACCAAATGAGAAAGCTGCCAGGCCATCAAAGCTGTCACAG aagtTTCCAGACTCAAAAATTGCTACCATCAACAGGAATTCTGAGCCTACAGAAGTACCACTGAAGGACGTTCCTGAACCat CTTCCGAGCTCTCAGGTTTCTCCACATCTGTGAAG GTGAAGGATCTGGCCCGGTTGTTTTCAGCTGCCGCAAGACAGGAAAAGTCTGTCCAACCAATGGacaaacagagggagggacaaCACCCTACACAG AGGAAGTTTCTTAACCAGAAACAGTCTGCTCCAGTGGCCcagaaaacagcaacatgcagaccaaaagagaaagacaaggagaaTCAAAAACCGTCCAAG TGGACGTAA